The Mesorhizobium sp. B1-1-8 genome contains a region encoding:
- the blaOXA gene encoding class D beta-lactamase produces MRQMDRYPFFFAIVLFLLAWMLGLPMRARSAPLKDISCTLIQDAKSGATLYQDGVCDQRVSPASTFKVPLALIGYDAGILNDAHTPSWDYKPEFNAVKRDRKIVDPTIWERDSIVWYSREITRRLGAKSFAGYVSRFGYGNMDVSGDADKSNGLTQSWINSSLEISPVEQTAFLRRLLAGNMPVSAKAHDMTKAIVPSFQAGGWAVQGKTGSTGLGKNKLSLGWFVGWAQMSGRQIVFARLIVDSKRGEMPKGLETRAAFLKDLPQLVK; encoded by the coding sequence ATGCGCCAGATGGACCGCTATCCTTTCTTTTTTGCCATTGTTCTGTTCCTTCTGGCCTGGATGCTGGGCCTGCCGATGCGGGCGCGATCGGCGCCGCTGAAGGACATAAGCTGCACGCTGATCCAGGATGCAAAGAGCGGAGCGACACTCTATCAGGACGGCGTCTGCGACCAGCGTGTCAGCCCGGCTTCCACCTTCAAGGTGCCCCTGGCCCTGATCGGCTACGACGCCGGGATCCTGAACGACGCACACACGCCAAGCTGGGATTACAAGCCCGAGTTCAATGCCGTGAAGCGGGACCGGAAAATCGTCGACCCGACGATCTGGGAGCGTGATTCCATCGTCTGGTATTCGCGCGAGATCACGCGCCGGCTCGGGGCGAAAAGTTTTGCCGGCTATGTTTCCAGGTTCGGCTACGGCAACATGGATGTCTCCGGCGATGCCGACAAGAGCAATGGACTGACCCAGTCTTGGATAAATTCCTCGCTCGAAATATCGCCTGTCGAGCAGACGGCTTTTCTGCGCCGGCTGCTTGCCGGCAACATGCCGGTCTCGGCCAAGGCTCACGATATGACAAAAGCGATCGTCCCGAGCTTCCAGGCAGGTGGCTGGGCCGTGCAGGGCAAGACCGGCAGCACAGGGCTCGGCAAGAACAAGCTGTCGCTGGGCTGGTTCGTCGGCTGGGCGCAGATGAGCGGCCGGCAGATCGTTTTTGCCCGGCTAATCGTCGATAGCAAGCGCGGCGAAATGCCAAAGGGACTGGAGACACGGGCGGCGTTCCTTAAGGATTTACCTCAACTGGTGAAGTAA